From Fibrobacter succinogenes, the proteins below share one genomic window:
- a CDS encoding OmpA family protein — protein sequence MGKFFKVALMVTAVALFAWGCSKEKPETDPQPKTAEAPVDSSLNLDALIADTLSADSLARLEAERLEAERAHLEEMINRIMDEDVYFDYDRSDLTENAKRLLAQVAEILVNETRFIVTVEGHTDARGTEDYNISLGARRSTVVRDFLIAYGVDGNRLMSVSYGKERPKVLGSDESAYSKNRRAHFRVSIANIE from the coding sequence ATGGGTAAGTTTTTTAAAGTCGCTTTGATGGTAACTGCTGTTGCCTTATTTGCATGGGGCTGCAGCAAGGAAAAACCGGAGACGGATCCTCAACCGAAAACGGCCGAAGCCCCTGTGGATTCCTCGCTGAATCTTGACGCGCTTATTGCGGATACGCTGAGTGCTGATTCGTTGGCTCGCTTGGAAGCGGAACGCCTCGAAGCTGAACGAGCTCACTTGGAAGAAATGATCAACCGCATTATGGATGAAGATGTGTATTTTGATTATGACCGCTCCGACTTGACGGAAAATGCGAAGCGTTTGCTTGCTCAAGTGGCGGAAATATTGGTCAATGAAACTCGTTTTATTGTGACGGTTGAAGGGCATACGGATGCTCGCGGCACCGAAGATTACAACATCTCGTTGGGCGCTCGTCGTTCGACTGTTGTGAGGGATTTCTTGATTGCGTATGGCGTGGATGGCAATAGGCTTATGTCGGTAAGTTATGGAAAAGAACGTCCGAAAGTTCTGGGTTCCGATGAATCCGCTTATTCCAAAAACCGTAGAGCCCATTTCCGCGTATCTATTGCAAATATTGAATAG
- a CDS encoding tol-pal system YbgF family protein has protein sequence MNLKAISLGVFFASFMLSGCSSITILRTKEMKAVGDEIMVKNDSAYKALSAENDSLRVQLDSVKSQLDAAAVAQKRLQAEVTLLSKRMSEETVRRDTRQEEIIYRLDLLLGKSDKILAKKVVVNNGAASAVMESDADAAKMVEAETMFNAAHSDYHRGEYKLAYNGFKQVYELVKKGEMAEGALYWMSLCLIEANQAAKAKTLLTNLVDSNPQGLKACAGMFKLASLYGKECDLERQKHYLQKIISSNTCASTPELEQAALQLQSMLDFRSTDGRSAEQVCREQMR, from the coding sequence ATGAATTTGAAAGCGATTTCTTTAGGTGTTTTTTTTGCATCGTTTATGCTTTCGGGATGTAGCAGTATTACGATACTGCGAACAAAAGAAATGAAAGCTGTTGGCGATGAAATCATGGTCAAGAATGATTCTGCTTATAAGGCTCTTTCGGCAGAGAATGATTCGCTTCGAGTGCAGCTGGATAGCGTAAAGTCTCAATTGGATGCGGCTGCGGTGGCGCAGAAACGCTTGCAGGCCGAAGTGACTCTCCTTTCGAAACGCATGAGCGAAGAAACTGTTCGCCGCGATACTCGCCAAGAAGAGATTATTTATCGCTTGGATTTGCTCCTTGGCAAGTCTGACAAGATTTTGGCGAAGAAGGTTGTGGTGAACAATGGCGCAGCTAGCGCTGTCATGGAATCCGATGCGGATGCCGCAAAAATGGTAGAAGCGGAGACGATGTTCAATGCCGCTCATTCGGATTACCATCGCGGTGAATACAAGTTGGCGTACAACGGCTTTAAGCAGGTTTATGAACTTGTAAAGAAAGGCGAAATGGCCGAAGGTGCTCTTTACTGGATGTCGCTTTGCTTGATCGAAGCGAATCAGGCCGCAAAGGCAAAAACGCTTTTGACGAATCTCGTCGATTCGAACCCGCAAGGGTTGAAGGCTTGCGCCGGAATGTTCAAACTGGCGTCACTTTACGGCAAGGAATGCGATTTGGAACGCCAGAAGCACTACTTGCAGAAAATTATTTCGAGCAATACTTGCGCTTCGACGCCGGAACTGGAACAGGCTGCCTTGCAATTGCAGTCGATGCTTGATTTTAGGTCTACAGACGGGCGCTCGGCAGAACAAGTTTGCCGCGAACAGATGCGGTAA